The following are encoded together in the Pedobacter sp. D749 genome:
- a CDS encoding DNA-directed RNA polymerase subunit alpha, translating to MAILAFQKPDKVIMQKSTDFDGTFEFRPLEPGFGVTIGNALRRILLSSLEGYAITTIRFSGVSHEFSTMKGVVEDLTDIILNLKQVRFKKTGDSGDSEKVFIIVNGQDQFKAGDITKFSNNFTVLNPEHVICNMDKSVTLEVELTINKGRGYVPAEENKVADAVVGVIAIDSIYTPMKNVKYTIENFRVEQKTDYEKLVLDISTDGSIHPEEALKEAAKILIQHFMLFSDENLVLESQAKEETKEVDEEILHMRKILKTELVDMDLSVRALNCLKAADIRTLADLVSYDVADMLKFRNFGKKSLTEIQELVKSKGLSFGMNLSKFKLDEE from the coding sequence ATGGCAATTTTAGCATTTCAGAAACCAGACAAAGTGATCATGCAGAAATCAACTGATTTCGATGGCACATTTGAATTTCGTCCTTTAGAGCCCGGTTTCGGTGTAACAATTGGTAATGCCTTAAGAAGAATTTTACTTTCTTCATTAGAAGGTTATGCTATTACTACTATTCGTTTTTCAGGCGTTTCTCACGAATTTTCTACCATGAAAGGTGTTGTAGAAGATTTAACTGATATTATCTTAAACTTAAAACAAGTTCGTTTTAAGAAAACAGGTGATTCAGGTGATTCTGAAAAAGTTTTCATCATCGTTAATGGTCAAGATCAGTTCAAAGCTGGTGATATCACTAAGTTCTCTAACAACTTTACAGTTTTAAACCCTGAGCATGTAATTTGCAACATGGATAAATCTGTTACTTTGGAAGTGGAATTAACCATCAATAAAGGACGTGGTTATGTACCTGCTGAAGAAAATAAAGTTGCTGATGCTGTTGTAGGTGTAATCGCAATCGATTCGATTTATACTCCAATGAAAAATGTAAAATACACGATCGAAAACTTTCGTGTTGAGCAAAAAACGGATTATGAAAAATTGGTTTTAGATATCTCTACTGACGGTTCAATTCATCCTGAAGAAGCATTAAAAGAAGCGGCTAAGATCCTTATCCAACACTTTATGTTATTCTCTGATGAGAATTTAGTGTTAGAATCTCAGGCTAAAGAAGAAACTAAAGAAGTTGATGAGGAAATTTTACATATGCGTAAAATCCTTAAAACTGAATTGGTAGATATGGATCTTTCAGTTAGGGCATTAAACTGCTTAAAAGCTGCTGATATCCGTACTTTAGCTGATTTAGTTTCTTATGATGTTGCTGATATGTTAAAATTCAGAAACTTCGGTAAGAAATCTTTAACAGAGATCCAGGAATTAGTAAAATCAAAAGGTTTATCATTTGGTATGAACCTGTCTAAATTTAAATTAGACGAAGAATAA
- the rpsD gene encoding 30S ribosomal protein S4, giving the protein MARYTGPKSKIARKFREPIFGPDKVLDRKNYPPGQHGSSKRRGKQSEYAIQLMEKQKVKYTYGVLEKQFSNLFKKASSRAGITGDNLLQLLEARLDNTVYRLGISTTRSGARQLVSHKHVTVNGEVVNIPSYQLKAGDVVAVREKSKSLESISNSVAGRTINKFAWLEWNAGELTGKFLTYPQRDEIPENIKENLIIELYSK; this is encoded by the coding sequence ATGGCAAGATATACAGGCCCAAAATCAAAAATTGCACGTAAATTCAGAGAACCAATCTTCGGTCCTGATAAAGTGTTAGACAGAAAAAATTATCCTCCTGGGCAACATGGCTCATCAAAAAGAAGAGGAAAACAATCTGAATATGCTATCCAGTTAATGGAGAAACAAAAAGTAAAATATACTTATGGTGTATTGGAAAAACAATTCAGTAACTTGTTTAAAAAAGCATCTTCTCGTGCTGGTATTACCGGTGATAACTTACTTCAGTTATTAGAAGCACGTTTAGATAACACAGTTTACCGTTTAGGTATTTCAACAACCCGTTCTGGTGCACGCCAGTTAGTTAGCCATAAACACGTAACCGTGAATGGTGAAGTTGTAAATATCCCTTCATATCAGTTAAAAGCTGGTGACGTGGTTGCTGTTCGTGAAAAATCTAAATCTTTAGAATCAATTAGTAACTCAGTTGCAGGTAGAACTATTAATAAGTTTGCCTGGTTAGAATGGAATGCTGGTGAATTAACCGGTAAATTCTTAACCTACCCTCAACGTGATGAGATTCCTGAAAACATCAAGGAAAACTTAATCATCGAGTTATACTCAAAGTAA
- the rpsK gene encoding 30S ribosomal protein S11, producing the protein MAKSKKVTKKRIVVIEPVGQAHINATFNNIIVTLTNNNGQTISWSSAGKMGFKGSKKNTPYAAGQAASDCGKVAFDLGLRKVEVFVKGPGSGRESAIRTLQVAGIEVMSIKDITPLPHNGCRPPKKRRV; encoded by the coding sequence ATGGCTAAGAGTAAAAAAGTAACAAAAAAACGTATCGTTGTAATTGAGCCTGTTGGTCAGGCGCATATCAATGCTACCTTCAACAACATTATCGTTACCTTAACAAACAACAACGGACAGACTATTTCATGGTCTTCTGCTGGTAAAATGGGCTTTAAAGGTTCTAAAAAGAACACCCCTTATGCAGCTGGTCAAGCAGCTTCAGATTGCGGTAAAGTTGCGTTTGATCTAGGTTTACGTAAAGTTGAAGTATTTGTAAAAGGTCCGGGTTCAGGTCGTGAATCTGCAATCAGAACTTTGCAAGTAGCAGGTATTGAGGTAATGTCTATTAAAGATATCACTCCACTTCCTCACAACGGATGTCGTCCTCCTAAAAAGAGAAGAGTTTAA
- the rpsM gene encoding 30S ribosomal protein S13, with amino-acid sequence MARISGIDLPRNKRGEIGLTYIYGIGRTTAQRILTTAGIDLNKKVQDWSDDELSAIRTMINDEIKVEGALRSEVQLNIKRLMDIGCYRGLRHRKGLPSRGQRTKNNSRTRKGKRKTVANKKKATK; translated from the coding sequence ATGGCAAGGATTTCAGGTATTGATTTACCAAGAAACAAAAGAGGTGAGATCGGTTTAACCTATATCTACGGAATTGGTAGAACAACTGCTCAACGTATTTTAACTACGGCAGGTATCGATTTAAACAAAAAAGTACAAGACTGGTCTGATGATGAGTTATCAGCAATCCGTACAATGATTAACGATGAGATTAAAGTAGAAGGTGCTTTACGTTCAGAGGTTCAGTTAAACATCAAACGTTTAATGGATATTGGTTGTTACCGTGGTTTACGTCACAGAAAAGGTTTACCTTCTCGTGGTCAGCGTACTAAAAACAACTCACGTACTCGTAAGGGTAAGAGAAAAACAGTTGCTAACAAGAAAAAAGCTACTAAGTAA
- the rpmJ gene encoding 50S ribosomal protein L36 has product MKVRSSIKKRSADCKIIRRKGKLYVINKKNPKYKQRQG; this is encoded by the coding sequence ATGAAAGTTAGATCATCAATTAAAAAGCGTAGCGCTGATTGCAAGATTATTCGCCGTAAAGGAAAACTTTACGTAATCAACAAGAAAAATCCTAAATACAAGCAACGTCAAGGGTAA
- the infA gene encoding translation initiation factor IF-1, producing MAKQASIEQDGVIREALSNAMFRVELENGHEIIAHISGKMRMHYIKILPGDKVKLEMSPYDLTKGRITYRYK from the coding sequence ATGGCTAAACAAGCCTCAATTGAACAAGACGGAGTAATAAGAGAAGCATTATCCAATGCCATGTTCCGGGTAGAACTAGAGAACGGGCATGAGATTATTGCGCATATTTCAGGAAAGATGCGGATGCACTACATCAAGATTCTTCCTGGAGATAAGGTTAAATTGGAAATGTCTCCTTATGATTTAACAAAAGGACGCATTACTTATAGATACAAATAA
- the map gene encoding type I methionyl aminopeptidase — protein MSKIYYKSLEEIELIRESSMLVSKTLAEVAKVIKAGMTTIQLDKLAYEFISDHGAIPAFLNYNGFPNSLCISQNEQVVHGFPSEYVIQEGDLISVDCGVIKNNYFGDSAYTFSIGEIDAEKQKLIEVTKRCLELGIEKAVVGMRIGDIGFAVQQYAEANGFGVVRELVGHGVGVKLHEKPEVPNYGKRGAGPKLEEGMVIAIEPMINAGVAGVKFHNDGWTVTSKDNKPSAHFEHTIAVKKGKADVLSTFSIIEEVLQQKK, from the coding sequence ATGTCTAAAATTTATTACAAATCTCTTGAGGAGATCGAGTTAATAAGAGAAAGTTCCATGCTTGTTTCTAAAACTTTAGCCGAAGTGGCCAAGGTGATAAAAGCAGGCATGACTACTATCCAGTTAGATAAACTAGCCTATGAGTTTATAAGTGATCACGGAGCGATTCCGGCATTTTTAAACTATAATGGTTTCCCCAATTCTTTATGTATTTCGCAAAACGAGCAGGTTGTTCATGGTTTTCCAAGTGAATACGTAATCCAGGAGGGCGACCTGATTTCAGTTGATTGTGGAGTAATTAAAAACAATTATTTTGGCGATTCGGCTTATACTTTCTCCATCGGGGAAATTGATGCAGAAAAACAGAAATTGATTGAGGTTACTAAACGTTGTCTGGAATTGGGTATAGAAAAAGCTGTTGTTGGTATGCGGATCGGTGATATCGGTTTCGCTGTTCAGCAATATGCAGAAGCTAACGGATTTGGCGTAGTAAGAGAACTTGTAGGACATGGTGTTGGTGTAAAACTTCATGAGAAGCCAGAAGTTCCGAATTATGGGAAACGTGGTGCAGGACCAAAACTTGAAGAAGGAATGGTAATTGCAATAGAACCCATGATCAATGCAGGCGTAGCCGGTGTTAAATTCCATAACGATGGATGGACGGTAACCAGTAAAGACAATAAACCATCGGCACATTTTGAACACACAATAGCCGTAAAAAAGGGCAAAGCAGATGTTTTATCAACGTTTTCTATAATAGAAGAAGTTTTACAACAAAAAAAATAA
- the secY gene encoding preprotein translocase subunit SecY, translated as MKKLFTTLSNIWKIQELKERILFTLLILLVYRFVSHVVLPGVDPTALGNNEKSGILGLLDMFAGGSFSRVSILALGVMPYISASIVVQLLGIAVPSFQKMQKEGESGRKKMNQITRYLTVAITIVQSVGYVKTQVPAEAILLPNTLFLVLSTFVLTAGTLFVMWLGEKITDKGIGNGTSLIIMVGIIARLPVAISQEFSARVGSSSEGGGPVALVLEIVALFAVVMFTILIVQGVRKVPVQYAKKIVGNRQFGGVRQYIPLKVNAAGVMPIIFAQALMFIPGALMQFVPSLQGSWLIQFSNTTSLAYSLTFAFLIIAFTFFYTAITVNPTQMSDDMKKNGGFIPGIKPGFATSTFIDDVISKITFPGAVFLAIIAILPSLAVKFGIKQEFAHFFGGTSLLILVGVVLDTLQQIESYLLMRHYDGLMKTGRVTGRTGVPAASSNVAL; from the coding sequence ATGAAGAAGCTATTTACTACTTTAAGTAATATCTGGAAAATTCAGGAATTAAAAGAGCGTATATTGTTTACGCTCTTAATTCTTTTGGTATACCGTTTCGTATCTCACGTGGTTTTACCAGGTGTAGATCCAACTGCTTTAGGCAATAACGAAAAATCAGGAATCTTAGGCTTACTAGATATGTTTGCCGGAGGTTCTTTCTCTCGTGTGTCTATTTTAGCATTGGGGGTAATGCCTTATATCTCTGCATCCATTGTGGTGCAACTATTAGGTATTGCTGTTCCTTCTTTCCAAAAAATGCAGAAAGAGGGCGAAAGTGGTAGAAAGAAAATGAACCAGATTACCCGTTACCTAACGGTAGCGATCACAATCGTTCAATCTGTTGGTTACGTTAAAACGCAAGTTCCTGCAGAAGCTATTTTATTGCCAAATACTTTATTTTTAGTGTTATCTACGTTTGTATTAACAGCAGGTACATTATTTGTAATGTGGTTAGGTGAAAAAATTACGGATAAAGGTATTGGTAACGGTACATCACTAATCATCATGGTTGGTATTATTGCCCGTTTACCAGTTGCAATATCTCAGGAATTTAGTGCACGTGTAGGCTCATCTAGTGAAGGTGGGGGTCCGGTTGCATTGGTTTTAGAGATTGTTGCTTTATTTGCAGTGGTAATGTTTACCATTTTAATTGTTCAAGGTGTACGTAAAGTACCTGTACAATACGCTAAAAAAATTGTTGGTAACCGCCAGTTTGGTGGTGTTCGTCAGTACATTCCTTTAAAGGTAAATGCTGCTGGTGTGATGCCGATCATTTTTGCTCAGGCGTTAATGTTTATTCCAGGTGCTTTAATGCAGTTTGTTCCTTCATTACAAGGTTCTTGGTTAATCCAGTTCAGCAACACAACTTCGTTGGCTTATAGCTTAACGTTCGCATTTTTAATTATCGCATTTACTTTCTTCTATACTGCCATTACAGTTAATCCAACTCAAATGAGTGATGATATGAAGAAAAACGGTGGTTTTATCCCAGGTATTAAGCCAGGTTTTGCAACATCAACTTTTATTGATGATGTAATTTCTAAAATCACTTTCCCAGGTGCGGTATTTTTAGCGATCATTGCTATTTTACCTTCTTTAGCGGTTAAGTTCGGTATTAAGCAAGAGTTTGCACACTTCTTTGGTGGTACTTCTTTATTGATTTTAGTTGGTGTTGTATTGGATACTTTACAGCAGATCGAAAGTTATTTATTGATGCGCCATTATGATGGTTTGATGAAAACGGGTAGAGTTACTGGCAGAACAGGAGTTCCTGCTGCAAGTAGCAACGTAGCGTTGTAG
- the rplO gene encoding 50S ribosomal protein L15: MNLSNLKPAVGSTKNSKRIGRGTGSGRGGTSTRGHKGAGSRSGHKTKIGFEGGQMPLQRRVPKVGFKPINRTEYVGVNLDVLQTLAEKHSLTTIDFAALQAHGLASKNDLVKILGRGEVKAKLEITAHAFSATAQKAIEAAGGSIVKL; the protein is encoded by the coding sequence ATGAATTTAAGTAATTTAAAACCTGCAGTAGGTTCTACAAAAAACAGCAAAAGAATTGGTCGTGGTACAGGTTCTGGTCGTGGCGGTACTTCAACTCGTGGTCACAAAGGTGCGGGTTCTCGTTCAGGTCACAAAACTAAAATCGGTTTTGAAGGTGGTCAAATGCCTTTACAACGTCGTGTGCCTAAAGTTGGTTTCAAACCAATCAACCGTACTGAGTATGTTGGTGTAAACTTAGATGTTTTACAAACTTTAGCTGAAAAACACAGCTTAACAACTATCGATTTTGCTGCTTTACAAGCACATGGTTTAGCTTCTAAAAACGACTTAGTTAAAATTTTAGGTCGTGGTGAAGTTAAAGCAAAGCTAGAAATTACAGCACATGCGTTCTCTGCAACCGCACAAAAAGCTATTGAAGCTGCAGGTGGTTCTATTGTAAAATTGTAA
- the rpmD gene encoding 50S ribosomal protein L30 translates to MAKIKITQVKSVIDRSERQKRTVQALGLSKMNQSVEVEATPQIIGMVRKVNHLVAIEAI, encoded by the coding sequence ATGGCTAAGATCAAAATAACACAAGTAAAAAGCGTTATCGACAGAAGCGAGCGCCAAAAAAGAACCGTTCAGGCTTTGGGTTTATCTAAAATGAACCAAAGTGTTGAGGTTGAAGCTACTCCACAAATTATCGGTATGGTTCGCAAAGTGAACCATTTGGTAGCAATCGAAGCAATCTAG
- the rpsE gene encoding 30S ribosomal protein S5 codes for MSTINIKRVKTTDIELKDRLVSIQRVAKVTKGGRTFSFSAIVVVGDENGVVGFGLGKAKEVTEAIAKGVDDAKKNLVKVPILNGTVPHEQIGKFSGGFVLIKPAAVGTGVIAGGAMRAVLESAGVHNVLAKSKGSSNPHNVVKATVDALTKMRDAYTVAQTRGIDLNKVFNG; via the coding sequence ATGTCAACTATTAATATAAAAAGAGTAAAAACCACCGATATCGAATTAAAGGATCGTTTGGTTAGTATACAACGCGTTGCCAAAGTAACCAAAGGTGGCCGTACTTTCAGCTTCTCAGCAATTGTTGTTGTAGGTGATGAAAACGGTGTTGTTGGTTTCGGTTTAGGTAAAGCGAAAGAGGTAACTGAAGCAATCGCTAAAGGTGTGGATGATGCTAAAAAGAATTTAGTAAAAGTTCCAATTTTAAACGGTACTGTTCCTCACGAGCAAATCGGTAAATTCTCAGGTGGTTTTGTTTTAATCAAACCAGCTGCAGTAGGTACCGGAGTAATTGCTGGTGGTGCGATGCGTGCGGTATTAGAGAGTGCTGGCGTGCATAACGTATTGGCAAAATCTAAAGGATCATCTAACCCACACAACGTGGTAAAAGCAACTGTTGATGCATTAACTAAAATGCGTGACGCTTATACAGTAGCTCAAACCCGTGGTATAGATTTAAACAAAGTATTTAACGGATAA
- the rplR gene encoding 50S ribosomal protein L18 yields the protein MAGKKLSRRDRIKKGIRKRLTGSEERPRLSVYRSNKGIYAQVINDVTGTTIASASSLSKDFTGTGNKSDQSVAVGKLVAEKAIAAGVKEVVFDRNGYLYHGRVKSLAEGAREAGLVF from the coding sequence ATGGCAGGTAAAAAATTATCAAGAAGAGATCGTATTAAAAAAGGGATCAGAAAAAGACTTACCGGTTCAGAAGAACGTCCAAGGTTATCTGTATATAGAAGCAATAAAGGGATTTATGCGCAGGTAATTAACGATGTAACCGGTACAACAATAGCATCAGCATCATCATTATCGAAAGATTTTACTGGTACTGGAAACAAGAGCGATCAATCAGTTGCAGTAGGTAAATTAGTTGCCGAAAAAGCAATTGCAGCAGGTGTTAAAGAAGTTGTTTTCGATAGAAACGGCTATTTATACCACGGTCGTGTAAAATCGTTGGCAGAGGGTGCCCGCGAAGCTGGTTTAGTATTTTAA